The Castanea sativa cultivar Marrone di Chiusa Pesio chromosome 11, ASM4071231v1 genome contains a region encoding:
- the LOC142617758 gene encoding cytochrome P450 705A22-like produces the protein MVPTISDIQCYAFLFFASLITTFLIRSILSKPIKVTTNSHLPSPPALPIIGHLHLLGPSLYKSLHNLSTKYGPLLYLRFGASHCLLVSSASVASEIFKSQDLAFASRPRFAFSDKLLYGTSGFVTAPYGDYWRFMKKLCVTELLATKQLERSLFVRREEKERLLKRMLESARKKEDVNVGVEVMKFTNTVTCRIAMSTSCLEQEGEAEKIRDLVIESFKLAAKMCFGDVLGPFKKLGFWVFGKQALDLTRRYDELLERVLKDHEVRRCKNEGEREDKKDLMHILLDVFHDEKADVKITRTHIKAFFAVD, from the exons ATGGTTCCCACCATTAGTGATATCCAATGCTATGCCTTCCTCTTCTTTGCATCTCTCATCACAACCTTCCTAATCCGATCCATTCTCAGCAAACCCATCAAGGTAACCACGAATTCTCACCTTCCTAGCCCACCAGCCCTCCCGATCATTGGTCATCTCCACCTTCTTGGTCCATCCTTATACAAATCCCTCCACAACCTATCTACCAAATATGGCCCTCTTCTCTATCTCCGCTTTGGTGCATCACACTGCCTACTTGTTTCTTCAGCCTCTGTTGCTTCTGAAATATTCAAATCCCAAGACCTTGCCTTTGCTTCTAGGCCTAGATTTGCCTTTTCTGACAAGTTACTCTATGGAACTTCAGGGTTTGTCACTGCTCCATATGGTGATTACTGGAGGTTCATGAAGAAACTCTGTGTGACTGAACTTCTTGCCACAAAACAGCTTGAGCGTTCCCTCTTTGTTCGGCGTGAGGAAAAAGAGAGGTTGTTGAAGAGAATGTTGGAGAGTGCAAGGAAGAAAGAGGATGTTAATGTGGGTGTTGAGGTGATGAAGTTCACAAACACTGTGACTTGCAGGATAGCGATGAGTACTAGTTGTTTGGAGCAAGAAGGAGAGGCAGAAAAGATTAGAGATCTAGTGATTGAGTCCTTTAAGCTGGCTGCAAAGATGTGCTTTGGGGATGTGTTGGGGCCTTTCAAGAAATTGGGGTTTTGGGTATTTGGGAAACAGGCTTTAGATTTGACTAGGAGGTATGATGAGTTATTGGAGAGGGTGTTGAAGGATCATGAAGTGAGAAGGTGCAAAAATGAAGGCGAGAGAGAAGATAAAAAGGATTTGATGCATATACTCTTGGATGTTTTTCATGATGAGAAGGCTGACGTTAAGATTACAAGAACCCATATCAAGGCCTTCTTTGCG GTTGATTAG